One Melospiza georgiana isolate bMelGeo1 chromosome 12, bMelGeo1.pri, whole genome shotgun sequence genomic window carries:
- the LOC131088347 gene encoding actin-binding protein WASF3-like isoform X2: protein MPLVKRNIEPRHLCRGALPDGVTSELECVTNSTLAAIIKQLGSLSRHAEDIFGELFNEANSFYMRMNSLQERVDLLVIKVTQLDSTVEEVSLQDINMRKAFKSSTVQNQQVVSRNSIPNPVMEMYQRCDKPPPLNILTPYRDDKKDGLKFYTDPSYFFNLWKEKMLQATEDKRKEKRRQKEQRLVEDSTREVKKVRKARNRRLEWNMMAYDKEFRPDNRSYASDAADHSYPASPNHPAQLLAPAAHLAPAEHKEGLAAPTPPEHGFRPAGSRQNSLTRLQQPHAPPPPEAVLNGPRAHLVKDYGPQPVPMAEYFVPPAPPPPPPVIPSAQTAFDSPISAPPALGPGSAAAPNYAPSPPPAPPGPYSASPPQSGPMAPPVAPPPPPPGPPAVSASPAHSASPPAPAEPRKPQVPLMPMSDARSDLLAAIRRGIQLRKVQEQWEQEAKKEPVGNDVATILSRRIAVEYSESDDDSELDENEWSD, encoded by the exons ATGCCGCTGGTGAAGAGGAACATCGAGCCCCGGCACCTGTGCCGGGGGGCCCTGCCCGACGGCGTGACCAGCGAGCTGGAGTGTGTCACCAACAGCACCCTGGCTGCCATCATCAAACAGCTGGGCAGCCTCA GCAGGCACGCAGAGGACATCTTTGGAGAGCTGTTCAATGAAGCCAACAGCTTCTACATGAGGATGAACTCACTGCAGGAGAGGGTGGACCTGCTGGTCATCAAGGTGACGCAGCTGGACTCCACCGTGGAGgaag TTTCGCTGCAGGACATCAACATGAGGAAAGCCTTCAAGAGCTCCACGGTGCAGAACCAGCAGGTGGTGTCCCGCAACTCCATCCCCAACCCGGTGATGGAGATGTACCAGCGCTGCGACAAACCCCCGCCTCTCAACATCCTCACACCCTACAG GGATGACAAGAAGGATGGCCTCAAATTCTACACCGACCCCTCCTACTTCTTCAACTTATGGAAGGAGAAGATGCTGCAGGCAACAGAGGACAAGAGGAAGGAGAAGCGCAGGCAGAAG GAGCAGCGGCTGGTGGAGGACTCCACCCGGGAGGTGAAGAAAGTGAGGAAAGCCCGCAACCGGCGCCTGGAGTGGAACATGATGGCGTATGATAAAGAGTTCCGGCCGGATAACAG GTCCTACGCGTCGGACGCTGCCGACCACTCGTACCCGGCCAGCCCCAaccacccagcccagctgctggcccCCGCTGCCCACCTGGCCCCGGCGGAGCACAAGGAGGGGCTGGCGGCCCCCACGCCCCCCGAGCACGGGTTCAGGCCCGCGGGCAGCCGGCAGAACAGCCTGACCcgcctgcagcagccccacgcgccgccgccccccgaGGCCGTGCTCAACGGGCCCAGAGCCCACCTAGTCAAGGATTACGG GCCGCAGCCGGTGCCCATGGCCGAGTACTTCGTGCCGCCGGCcccaccgccgccgccgcccgtcATCCCATCGGCCCAGACCGCCTTCGACAGCCCCATCTCGGCTCCCCCCGCGCTGGGCCCCGGCTCGGCCGCAGCCCCCAACTACGCCCCAtcgccgccccccgcgccccccgggCCCTACTCGGCCTCCCCGCCTCAGAGCGGGCCCATGGCCCCCCCGgtggcgccgccgccgccgccgcccgggccCCCGGCCGTGTCCGCCTCGCCCGCGCACTCCGCATCGCCGCCGGCCCCCGCCGAGCCCCGCAAGCCGCAGGTGCCGCTGATGCCCATGAGCGACGCCCGGAGCGACCTGCTGGCTGCCATCCGCAGGG GAATCCAACTCCGGAAGgtgcaggagcagtgggaaCAAGAGGCCAAGAAAGAGCCCGTGGGCAATGACGTGGCCACCATCCTGTCGCGCCGCATCGCCGTGGAGTACAGCGAGTCCGACGACGACTCGGAGCTGGACGAGAACGAGTGGTCGGACTGA
- the LOC131088347 gene encoding actin-binding protein WASF3-like isoform X1 → MPLVKRNIEPRHLCRGALPDGVTSELECVTNSTLAAIIKQLGSLSRHAEDIFGELFNEANSFYMRMNSLQERVDLLVIKVTQLDSTVEEVSLQDINMRKAFKSSTVQNQQVVSRNSIPNPVMEMYQRCDKPPPLNILTPYRDDKKDGLKFYTDPSYFFNLWKEKMLQATEDKRKEKRRQKEQRLVEDSTREVKKVRKARNRRLEWNMMAYDKEFRPDNRFSPSPYHMASSEGSLSPDNRSYASDAADHSYPASPNHPAQLLAPAAHLAPAEHKEGLAAPTPPEHGFRPAGSRQNSLTRLQQPHAPPPPEAVLNGPRAHLVKDYGPQPVPMAEYFVPPAPPPPPPVIPSAQTAFDSPISAPPALGPGSAAAPNYAPSPPPAPPGPYSASPPQSGPMAPPVAPPPPPPGPPAVSASPAHSASPPAPAEPRKPQVPLMPMSDARSDLLAAIRRGIQLRKVQEQWEQEAKKEPVGNDVATILSRRIAVEYSESDDDSELDENEWSD, encoded by the exons ATGCCGCTGGTGAAGAGGAACATCGAGCCCCGGCACCTGTGCCGGGGGGCCCTGCCCGACGGCGTGACCAGCGAGCTGGAGTGTGTCACCAACAGCACCCTGGCTGCCATCATCAAACAGCTGGGCAGCCTCA GCAGGCACGCAGAGGACATCTTTGGAGAGCTGTTCAATGAAGCCAACAGCTTCTACATGAGGATGAACTCACTGCAGGAGAGGGTGGACCTGCTGGTCATCAAGGTGACGCAGCTGGACTCCACCGTGGAGgaag TTTCGCTGCAGGACATCAACATGAGGAAAGCCTTCAAGAGCTCCACGGTGCAGAACCAGCAGGTGGTGTCCCGCAACTCCATCCCCAACCCGGTGATGGAGATGTACCAGCGCTGCGACAAACCCCCGCCTCTCAACATCCTCACACCCTACAG GGATGACAAGAAGGATGGCCTCAAATTCTACACCGACCCCTCCTACTTCTTCAACTTATGGAAGGAGAAGATGCTGCAGGCAACAGAGGACAAGAGGAAGGAGAAGCGCAGGCAGAAG GAGCAGCGGCTGGTGGAGGACTCCACCCGGGAGGTGAAGAAAGTGAGGAAAGCCCGCAACCGGCGCCTGGAGTGGAACATGATGGCGTATGATAAAGAGTTCCGGCCGGATAACAGGTTCTCACCATCCCCCTATCACATGGCATCATCGGAAGGATCACTGTCCCCAGATAATAG GTCCTACGCGTCGGACGCTGCCGACCACTCGTACCCGGCCAGCCCCAaccacccagcccagctgctggcccCCGCTGCCCACCTGGCCCCGGCGGAGCACAAGGAGGGGCTGGCGGCCCCCACGCCCCCCGAGCACGGGTTCAGGCCCGCGGGCAGCCGGCAGAACAGCCTGACCcgcctgcagcagccccacgcgccgccgccccccgaGGCCGTGCTCAACGGGCCCAGAGCCCACCTAGTCAAGGATTACGG GCCGCAGCCGGTGCCCATGGCCGAGTACTTCGTGCCGCCGGCcccaccgccgccgccgcccgtcATCCCATCGGCCCAGACCGCCTTCGACAGCCCCATCTCGGCTCCCCCCGCGCTGGGCCCCGGCTCGGCCGCAGCCCCCAACTACGCCCCAtcgccgccccccgcgccccccgggCCCTACTCGGCCTCCCCGCCTCAGAGCGGGCCCATGGCCCCCCCGgtggcgccgccgccgccgccgcccgggccCCCGGCCGTGTCCGCCTCGCCCGCGCACTCCGCATCGCCGCCGGCCCCCGCCGAGCCCCGCAAGCCGCAGGTGCCGCTGATGCCCATGAGCGACGCCCGGAGCGACCTGCTGGCTGCCATCCGCAGGG GAATCCAACTCCGGAAGgtgcaggagcagtgggaaCAAGAGGCCAAGAAAGAGCCCGTGGGCAATGACGTGGCCACCATCCTGTCGCGCCGCATCGCCGTGGAGTACAGCGAGTCCGACGACGACTCGGAGCTGGACGAGAACGAGTGGTCGGACTGA